In Gammaproteobacteria bacterium, the sequence ATGCACTTATTAGAAAGGCGAAACCAAGCAGTAATACATAATTTCGATTCATCGATCTTCTCATATATTTTTCGAAATCAATCAACCACAATGTTAACCAGACGCCCCGGGACAACTACAATTTTTTGCACTTCTCTGTTTTCAACAAAACGCTGGACATTCGAGTCGGCAAGCGCCGCCTCCTGAAGTTCATTACGGGCCGCGTCTGTCGGTACCGTTATCCGCGCACGTAGTTTTCCGTTAACCTGTACCACCAGGAGAATCTCTTCCCGGGTCAACGCAGTCTCATCCGGCGCAGGCCACGGTGCATTGATCACCATTTCATCGTGCCCTAACGCTCGATAAATTGCATCGCTGATATGTGGCACAATGGGAGCAAGCAGCAGCACTGCTGTTTCCAATCCTTCTTGCATGATGGCCCGTCCCGCTTCGGAGTTGTCCTGTGCACGGGAGAGGGAATTGATTAACTCCATCACCGATGCGATGGCCGTATTAAAAGTATAACGCCTGCCAATATCGTCATTGACCTTTATAATGGTCTCATGGATTTGCCGCCTGAGGGCACGCTGCTCGGCAGTTAGTTTATGCTTATTGCTCACTGCTGCCTGCCCCTGCGACAGATGATGCGCTGCGAGCTTCCAAAAACGTCTTAAAAAACGAAAGGCACCGGCGATGGCCGTATCCGACCACTCAAGCGTCTGCTCCGGCGGCGCCGCGAACATCATAAACAAACGTACGGTGTCCGCACCATATTGATCGATCATGGCCTGCGGGTCGACAGTATTGCCCTTTGACTTGGACATCTTGGCGCCACCCTTGAGGACCATGCCCTGCGTGAGCAGGTGTGTAAACGGCTCGTCACAACCCACAAGCCCCTCGTCACGCATTAACCTGTGAAAGAAGCGCGCATACAATAAATGAAGAATGGCATGTTCAATGCCGCCGATGTATTGATCAACAGGCAACCAGTAGTCCGCCCTGGCATCCAACATGGCGTCATGACTGTCGGGGCAAGCAAAGCGCGCGTAGTACCACGAAGATTCCACAAAGGTATCAAATGTGTCCGTTTCACGTTCTGCAGCCCCACCGCACTCGGGACACGTGGTATTGATGAAAGACGTGAGCCGCTTCAGCGGTGAGCCAGTCTCATCAAGTGCCACATCCTCCGGTAATAACACGGGGAGGTCATCATCGGCCACGGGGACACTGCCGCATGATGCGCAATAGATGATCGGAATCGGCGCACCCCAGTAACGCTGTCTTGAGATGCCCCAATCCCTCAACCGGTAGTTAACCAACCGACGTCCTTTGCCACGCGCCTCGAGGAACTCTGCAATGGCGACAAATGCATCATCGGATGTCAGACCATCGAATTCACCCGAATGACGCAAGACACCCTTATCAGTAAATGCCGCTTCATCAAGCGTCAAGTCACC encodes:
- the leuS gene encoding leucine--tRNA ligase codes for the protein GLPAENAAMENKVPPAKWTRDNIVYMRDQLKRLGFAYAWNRELATCDPSYYRWEQWLFTRLFKKGLVYRKTAMVNWDPVDQTVLANEQVVDGKGWRSGAPVERRAVPQWFLKITAYAEELLAGLDNLPGWPEAVRAMQQNWIGRSEGIDIEFQVGDASVMVFTTRPDTLMGATYVVVAPEHPLAVRAAAGNAVLKTFLDECTNVQVSEAALETMEKRGMDSGLKAVHPITAEALPVWVANFVVMTYGSGAVMSVPAHDQRDFEFAKKYGLPIRPVVYPDNGDLTLDEAAFTDKGVLRHSGEFDGLTSDDAFVAIAEFLEARGKGRRLVNYRLRDWGISRQRYWGAPIPIIYCASCGSVPVADDDLPVLLPEDVALDETGSPLKRLTSFINTTCPECGGAAERETDTFDTFVESSWYYARFACPDSHDAMLDARADYWLPVDQYIGGIEHAILHLLYARFFHRLMRDEGLVGCDEPFTHLLTQGMVLKGGAKMSKSKGNTVDPQAMIDQYGADTVRLFMMFAAPPEQTLEWSDTAIAGAFRFLRRFWKLAAHHLSQGQAAVSNKHKLTAEQRALRRQIHETIIKVNDDIGRRYTFNTAIASVMELINSLSRAQDNSEAGRAIMQEGLETAVLLLAPIVPHISDAIYRALGHDEMVINAPWPAPDETALTREEILLVVQVNGKLRARITVPTDAARNELQEAALADSNVQRFVENREVQKIVVVPGRLVNIVVD